In the Nocardioides panaciterrulae genome, CGACGCGAGGGCGGCGGCGCGGGTGCGGGCCGAGCCCCGGCGGCCGAGGGGCGGGGGCGCCGGGTCGAGCACCCGGACCCCCCACACGGTCCGGCTGCCGGGGTCGCGCAGCAGCGCCCGGTCGCCCAGCCGGAGCGGGAGCGGGTGCTCCAGCGCCAGCCGCGCGTGCCGGTCGCCGAGCGGCCGCGCGCGCACCGTGGTCATCGCCGCGCCGACGTGCAGCACCGGCCGTTCGGGCAGGCGCTGGGTGAGGTCCCCGGTCAGCCGGACGTCGAGCGTGGTCACGGCCTCGAACGCGTCGGGGCTGACCAGTACGGTGCCGCGGCTGATCGCCTCGGGCGCCCGGCCGCCGAGGTCGACGGCGACCCTGGCCACCCCCCGGACGGACTCGACGGGGCGGCCCAGCGACTCCAGGCCGCGGACCCGCACCGGCTCGTCGCCCACGCACAGCGTGTCGCCGACCCGGATGGTGCCGGCCGGGAGGGTGCCGGTCACCACGGTGCCGGTGCCGTGCACGGTGAACCGCCGGTCGATCCAGAGTCGTACGGCGGCCTCCGGGTCGGGCTGGGGGACCGACTCGAGCACGCCGGCGAGCGCGGCCCGGAGATCGTCCAGCCCGGCACCGGTGCGGCCGCTGACGGTGACCGCCGGGGCGTCGCGCAGCCCGGTGTGGGCCAGCTCCTCGCGGGCGCGCGCCACGGCAGGTGCCGGGTCGGCGAGGTCGGACCTGGTGACCACCAGCACGCCGTGCCGCACGCCGAGCGCGTCGAGCGCGGCGAGGTGCTCGGCGGCCTGCGGCATCCACGGGTCGTCGGCGGCGACCACGAGCATCGCGACGGGCACCGGGCCCACGCCGGCCAGCGCGGTGGAGACGAAGCGGGAGTGCCCCGGCACGTCGACGAAGGCGACGTCGCCCAGGCTCCGGCCGTCGGGCGCCACCAGCTCGGTCCAGCAGTAGCCGAGCTCGATCGACAGCCCGCGGCGCCGCTCCTCCTCGAGCCGGTCCGGGTCGCTGCCCGTGAGCGCCCTGACAAGCGTGGACTTGCCGTGGTCCACGTGGCCGGCGGTGGCGACGACGTGCACCTCAGCGGGTCCCGTCCGTGGGCCGCCCCGCGCCGGGCACCGCGCCGGGCAGGTCGGGACCGGCCGCGCCCAGGGCGGCGAGAACGGCGGCGAGCAGGGCGTCGTCCTGCTCGGCCGGCACGGCCACCAGGTCCAGCAGCAGGCGCCCCTCGTGGACCCGCCCGAGCACCGGGACCCGTCCGGCGCGCAGCGGCCCGGCCAGGCGGGCGTCGAGGGCGACGGCGGCGCTGGGCAGCACCACCCCCGGCGCGCCCCCGCCTCCGACCGCCGCCTGGGACCGCACGGCCTCGGCGCTCCGCCTGCGGGGTGCGCCGGAGGCCGGCTCCTGGGCCGGCTCCGGAGCCGCGGCCACGGCAGGGTTGACGGCGGAGTCGATGGCGGCGTTGATCGCGGCGGCCAACCGTTCCGCCCGGGCGAGGAGCTCGCCCGGCTCGGCGTCGAGTGCGGTCGCCACCGGGGTGGCCGGGCCGCTGAGCGTCGCCTCCAGCGCCGCCAGCGTCAGCTTGTCGACCCGCAGGGCCCGCGCCAGCGGGTGGCGCCGCAGCCGGTGCACGAGCTCGGCGCGGCCGAGCAGCAGGCCGGCCTGGGGGCCGCCGAGCAGCTTGTCGCCCGAGGCGGTCACCAGGTCGGCCCCGGCGCGCAGCACGGTCGCCGCGTCCGGCTCCTCGGGCAGCCGGGGATGCGGCGCGAGCAGCCCCGAGCCGATGTCGACGACCAGCGGCACGCCGCGCGCGGCGGCGAGGGTGGCCAGCTCGTCGACGGCGACGCTGGAGGTGAACCCCTCGACCCGGAAGTTCGACGGGTGCACCTTGAGCACGAACGCGGTCCGCTCGCCGAGCGCGTCGGCGTAGTCCCGCGCGTGCACCCGGTTGGTGGTGCCGACCTCGCGCAGCCGTGCGCCCGCGGACTCGACCAGGTCGGGGACCCGGAACCCGTCGCCGATCTCGACCATCTCGCCCCGGGCCACCACGACCTCCCGGCCCGGACCGTCGGCGACGTGGGCCAGGGCGCTGGTGGCCAGCGCCAGCGCGGCGGCCCCGTTGTTCACGACGTGCACGTCGCCGGCGTCGGGGACGGCCGCGGCCAGCGCGGCCAGCGCGCCCGCGCCCCGGCGCCCGCGGCTCCCGGTCGCCAGGTCGAGCTCGACGTCGGTGGTCCCGGCGGCCGCCGCCAGCGCCTCGACGGCGGCGGCGGACAGCGGCGCCCGACCCAGATTGGTGTGCACCACCACGCCGGTCGCGTTGATCACCGGGCGCAGCGAGGACGCACCGGCCGGGAGCGCGTCACGGACGGCGCCGACGACGTCCTCGGGCGCGACCTCACCCCGCCGGCAGGCGTCCAGCACCGCGGTCACGACCGCCTTGGTGCGGGCGCGCCCCAGCCGCTCGGCGGCCGCGGCCACCGCCGGGTCGGCGAGCACGGCGTCGGTGCGCGGCGTCCGACGTCGCGGATCCTCTGCCGCCCCAGCTCCCGTCACGTTCCGGGACTCTAGCCGGAGGCGCCGAGCGCCGGTGCCGCCCCGTCGCCGGTGCCGATCAGCCCCTGCAGCAACCGGGCCTCGGCCTCCATGCCGGAGCGCAGCGGATGGTACGCCGCGGCCCGGCGCAGGCTCTCGACCGAGCCGTTGATCCACGCGTCCGGCCCCGCGCAGGCGTCGTGCCCGGTCGAGGCGGCGTAGGTGTCGGCGAAGTGGGCGCCGTCGAGCGCCGCCGTCGACTGCAGGGCGGTGTTGAGGGTGCGCTCGATCCGGTCCGCCCACCGGTAGTCCCCGGCGGCGAGCGGGATCGCCCGGCAGGTGCCGTCGGCCGGCAGCACCCGCGGGTAGCCGACGACCCACACCTCGGCCTTCGGCGCCCGGGCGCGGATCCGGCGCAGCAGCGTCCGCAGGTGCGCCCGCACGTGGTCCACCTTCGCGGCGAGCTCGTCGGTGCCGTCGTCGTCGGTGTAGGCGTCGCGGCAGGGGGCCCCGTCGGGGTCGCGGCGGGCCAGGCGGGGGCAGGTGCGGAACAGCGCGGAGAACAACCCGTCGTCGTTGCCGCCGATGCCCAGCGTCACCAGGTCGGTGCCGCGGTCCAGCGCGGCGAGCTGCGGCGGGGACGGCGGCCCGGGAAGACCGGTGTGCACCGGCCGGGACAGGTCCTTGCTCTCGGCACCGGTGCAGGTCACGTCCCGGAACGACGTCACGTGCAGCCGCCGGGCCAGCAGGGAGGGGTAGTTGTGGTCCGAGCGCAGGCACAGGCCCGCCTCCAGGCGCTGCCGCGGGATGAGCGGGCCGGCACTGTAGGAGTCGCCCAGCGCAACGTAGTCCAGGCCGGGGGAGGGG is a window encoding:
- the selB gene encoding SelB C-terminal domain-containing protein, whose amino-acid sequence is MHVVATAGHVDHGKSTLVRALTGSDPDRLEEERRRGLSIELGYCWTELVAPDGRSLGDVAFVDVPGHSRFVSTALAGVGPVPVAMLVVAADDPWMPQAAEHLAALDALGVRHGVLVVTRSDLADPAPAVARAREELAHTGLRDAPAVTVSGRTGAGLDDLRAALAGVLESVPQPDPEAAVRLWIDRRFTVHGTGTVVTGTLPAGTIRVGDTLCVGDEPVRVRGLESLGRPVESVRGVARVAVDLGGRAPEAISRGTVLVSPDAFEAVTTLDVRLTGDLTQRLPERPVLHVGAAMTTVRARPLGDRHARLALEHPLPLRLGDRALLRDPGSRTVWGVRVLDPAPPPLGRRGSARTRAAALASYDGALAGQLAARGLVRADLLRRIGVPTEPLPAGSVRAGDWLLSPERAARLRADLVAAVDRLATPLQPGVTPAALAHELDLPDAALVPPLVAPPLRIEEARVRRDRAPGLPPALARAVEGLAADLRDAPFAAPDAGRLAQLGLDPKTVAALHRTGHVLRVAEGVVLLPGADEEARDVLRGLPQPFTTSQARQALGTSRRVALPLLAHLDRTGRTLRLPDDRRQVRG
- the selA gene encoding L-seryl-tRNA(Sec) selenium transferase, translating into MTGAGAAEDPRRRTPRTDAVLADPAVAAAAERLGRARTKAVVTAVLDACRRGEVAPEDVVGAVRDALPAGASSLRPVINATGVVVHTNLGRAPLSAAAVEALAAAAGTTDVELDLATGSRGRRGAGALAALAAAVPDAGDVHVVNNGAAALALATSALAHVADGPGREVVVARGEMVEIGDGFRVPDLVESAGARLREVGTTNRVHARDYADALGERTAFVLKVHPSNFRVEGFTSSVAVDELATLAAARGVPLVVDIGSGLLAPHPRLPEEPDAATVLRAGADLVTASGDKLLGGPQAGLLLGRAELVHRLRRHPLARALRVDKLTLAALEATLSGPATPVATALDAEPGELLARAERLAAAINAAIDSAVNPAVAAAPEPAQEPASGAPRRRSAEAVRSQAAVGGGGAPGVVLPSAAVALDARLAGPLRAGRVPVLGRVHEGRLLLDLVAVPAEQDDALLAAVLAALGAAGPDLPGAVPGAGRPTDGTR
- a CDS encoding SGNH/GDSL hydrolase family protein translates to MRRTYRRTRLLAALALAVAGAAAVATTPAEAPSPGLDYVALGDSYSAGPLIPRQRLEAGLCLRSDHNYPSLLARRLHVTSFRDVTCTGAESKDLSRPVHTGLPGPPSPPQLAALDRGTDLVTLGIGGNDDGLFSALFRTCPRLARRDPDGAPCRDAYTDDDGTDELAAKVDHVRAHLRTLLRRIRARAPKAEVWVVGYPRVLPADGTCRAIPLAAGDYRWADRIERTLNTALQSTAALDGAHFADTYAASTGHDACAGPDAWINGSVESLRRAAAYHPLRSGMEAEARLLQGLIGTGDGAAPALGASG